A single region of the Kryptolebias marmoratus isolate JLee-2015 linkage group LG10, ASM164957v2, whole genome shotgun sequence genome encodes:
- the LOC108234219 gene encoding interferon alpha-inducible protein 27-like protein 2 isoform X2 — MDPVTAAYVAAGAGALVAAPVALTAAGFTSAGVAAGSWAASMMSSAAIANGGGVAAGSVVATLQSVGAAGLSGATGAAVGWLASFFG; from the exons ATGGACCCTG ttaCAGCTGCATATGTTGCAGCCGGAGCAG GAGCCCTGGTTGCAGCCCCTGTAGCGCTGACAGCTGCTGGTTTCACCTCAGCTGGGGTAGCGGCTGGCTCCTGGGCTGCAAGCATGATGTCCTCTGCTGCCATCGCTAACGGTGGAGGGGTGGCAGCAGGAAGTGTGGTGGCAACTCTGCAGTCAGTAG GTGCAGCTGGTTTGTCAGGAGCCACAGGAGCAGCAGTGGGGTGGCTGGCGAGCTTCTTCGGCTGA
- the LOC108234219 gene encoding interferon alpha-inducible protein 27-like protein 2 isoform X1 — protein MDPVTAAYVAAGAAGALVAAPVALTAAGFTSAGVAAGSWAASMMSSAAIANGGGVAAGSVVATLQSVGAAGLSGATGAAVGWLASFFG, from the exons ATGGACCCTG ttaCAGCTGCATATGTTGCAGCCGGAGCAG CAGGAGCCCTGGTTGCAGCCCCTGTAGCGCTGACAGCTGCTGGTTTCACCTCAGCTGGGGTAGCGGCTGGCTCCTGGGCTGCAAGCATGATGTCCTCTGCTGCCATCGCTAACGGTGGAGGGGTGGCAGCAGGAAGTGTGGTGGCAACTCTGCAGTCAGTAG GTGCAGCTGGTTTGTCAGGAGCCACAGGAGCAGCAGTGGGGTGGCTGGCGAGCTTCTTCGGCTGA